Proteins found in one Candidatus Methanosuratincola sp. genomic segment:
- the cofE gene encoding coenzyme F420-0:L-glutamate ligase, giving the protein MEIHGIKTRLVRPGDDLVDLALEGLESSGFELRKGDILAFSAKAVATAMGRLVRLSEVRPSPVAIELAARHSMDPAFVEVVIREADQVLGGVEHALATIKKGILVANAGVDQSNSPPGCVALWPGDPQAAAEGLKGEFASRGLDVGVLIIDSRTLPLRMGNSGVAIGIAGFRAVEDLRGKPDLYGRPMRLKRFMVADNLASAAQLVMGETDESRPVALIRGAPVTYGSGYDIGEAYIPPDQCLIMHLLSCSGRDPG; this is encoded by the coding sequence TTGGAGATCCACGGCATAAAGACACGGCTGGTCAGACCGGGCGACGACCTCGTCGATCTGGCGCTCGAGGGACTGGAGTCCTCTGGGTTCGAGTTAAGGAAAGGCGATATACTCGCATTCTCAGCCAAGGCAGTCGCGACCGCAATGGGCAGGCTGGTGCGCCTATCTGAGGTCCGCCCCTCCCCTGTCGCGATCGAACTCGCCGCTCGACACTCGATGGATCCCGCCTTCGTAGAGGTCGTGATCCGGGAGGCTGACCAGGTCCTTGGCGGCGTCGAGCACGCCCTGGCCACGATCAAGAAGGGGATACTGGTGGCGAACGCCGGCGTCGATCAGTCGAACTCGCCTCCGGGATGCGTCGCTTTATGGCCCGGGGATCCGCAGGCTGCGGCCGAGGGGCTGAAGGGGGAATTCGCCAGTAGGGGGCTGGACGTCGGCGTCCTCATAATCGACAGCAGGACGCTCCCGCTTAGGATGGGGAACAGCGGCGTGGCGATAGGCATCGCCGGCTTCAGGGCGGTCGAGGACCTGAGGGGAAAGCCCGACCTCTACGGGAGGCCGATGCGCCTCAAGAGATTCATGGTAGCCGACAACCTTGCCTCCGCGGCGCAGCTGGTCATGGGCGAGACGGACGAGTCGAGGCCCGTCGCGCTTATCAGGGGCGCCCCGGTCACGTACGGCAGCGGGTACGACATCGGCGAGGCATACATACCGCCGGACCAGTGCCTCATAATGCACCTCCTCTCGTGCAGTGGCAGGGATCCCGGATGA